From the genome of Mesorhizobium japonicum MAFF 303099, one region includes:
- a CDS encoding ATP-binding protein gives MFVEREASVGEPTLQERRDAEQNDRRILGNVVQCDGARATISAYADDVDGAVTGLWTVGKMISINLGTTRTVGLVYGIGKSDRAWSNEGQNAIEVSIELIGEVRDGAEPGAKPIFDRGITTYPHIGAVAHRIRSRDLQAVYDLAGRHSITIGSLSQDEAIAANIAIDDTLARHFAIVGTTGVGKSTAVSLLLRKSIAARPDLRILILDPHNEFAASLPEYCVKVDSKTLDLPFWMFKLEEFAEVLFRGRETVPEEIDALRDLIPLAKSLYRNPNSGAYLRRGNDALTADTPVPYRIADLLKQIDERMGMLESKNERPTLKSLKTRIESASADPRYRFMFSSRLIEDTIHETIGNIFRVPHHGRPVTCFEMAGMPSEVVNSVCSVLARLAFDLALWSEGKLQLLLLCEEAHRYMPADPRLGFAPTRHALSRIAKEGRKYGCYLGVVTQRPGELDPTILSQCSTFFAMRLANEQDQAIIRSAIADSSASTLAFLSSMGQREAIAFGEGVATTMRLKFERLPSHLLPGTAKREETESPRAGDDVDLVAIVERLRNVPKPTPQAMAFAEVVDSGRQAGDPDYRKPATGRVQSDDDFDMRYGLKPATFGLRPQND, from the coding sequence ATGTTTGTCGAACGCGAAGCTTCCGTTGGAGAGCCGACATTGCAGGAGCGCCGCGACGCGGAGCAGAATGACCGGCGCATCCTGGGCAATGTCGTGCAATGCGACGGCGCGCGCGCCACAATCAGCGCCTATGCGGACGATGTCGACGGCGCGGTGACCGGCCTGTGGACGGTCGGCAAGATGATTTCCATCAATCTGGGCACGACGCGAACCGTTGGCCTGGTCTATGGCATCGGCAAGTCGGACCGCGCCTGGAGCAATGAAGGCCAGAACGCTATCGAGGTCAGCATCGAGCTGATCGGCGAAGTGCGCGATGGTGCCGAGCCCGGCGCCAAGCCGATCTTCGACCGTGGCATCACCACCTATCCGCATATCGGCGCGGTCGCACACCGCATCCGCAGCCGCGACCTGCAGGCCGTCTACGACCTGGCCGGTCGCCATTCCATCACCATCGGCTCGCTGTCGCAGGATGAGGCGATCGCCGCCAACATCGCCATCGACGACACGCTGGCGCGCCATTTCGCCATTGTCGGCACCACCGGCGTCGGCAAGTCCACCGCCGTCTCGCTGCTGCTGCGCAAATCGATCGCGGCGCGACCGGACCTGCGCATCCTGATCCTCGACCCGCACAATGAATTCGCGGCGTCACTGCCGGAATATTGCGTCAAGGTCGATTCCAAGACGCTCGACCTGCCGTTCTGGATGTTCAAGCTCGAGGAATTCGCCGAGGTGCTGTTTCGCGGCCGTGAAACGGTGCCGGAAGAGATCGACGCCCTGCGCGACCTCATTCCGCTGGCCAAGAGCCTCTACCGCAACCCGAATTCAGGCGCCTATCTCAGGCGCGGCAACGATGCGCTGACCGCCGATACGCCGGTGCCTTACCGCATCGCCGATCTGCTCAAGCAGATCGACGAGCGCATGGGCATGCTCGAAAGCAAGAACGAGCGCCCGACGCTCAAATCGCTGAAGACGCGCATCGAATCGGCGTCCGCCGATCCACGCTATCGCTTCATGTTCAGTTCGCGCCTGATCGAGGACACCATCCACGAGACGATCGGCAACATTTTTCGCGTGCCGCATCATGGTCGCCCCGTGACCTGCTTCGAGATGGCCGGCATGCCTTCCGAGGTGGTCAACTCCGTTTGTTCGGTGCTGGCGCGCCTGGCCTTCGACCTCGCTCTGTGGAGCGAAGGCAAGCTTCAACTGTTGTTGCTGTGCGAGGAAGCGCATCGCTACATGCCGGCCGATCCGCGTCTTGGCTTCGCGCCGACCAGGCACGCGCTGTCGCGCATCGCCAAGGAAGGCCGCAAATATGGCTGCTATCTCGGCGTCGTCACCCAGCGCCCCGGCGAGCTTGACCCGACCATCCTGTCGCAGTGCTCGACCTTCTTCGCCATGCGGCTCGCCAACGAACAAGACCAGGCGATCATCCGCTCGGCCATCGCTGACTCCTCCGCCTCCACGCTTGCCTTCCTGTCGTCCATGGGACAGCGCGAAGCCATCGCCTTCGGTGAAGGCGTGGCGACGACCATGCGACTGAAATTCGAGAGACTGCCCAGCCACCTGCTTCCCGGCACGGCCAAACGTGAAGAGACCGAGTCGCCAAGGGCTGGCGACGATGTCGACCTGGTGGCGATCGTCGAGCGCCTGCGCAACGTGCCGAAACCGACGCCGCAGGCGATGGCCTTCGCCGAAGTGGTCGATTCCGGCCGCCAGGCCGGCGATCCCGACTACCGCAAGCCGGCAACCGGCCGCGTGCAATCAGACGACGATTTCGACATGCGCTACGGCCTGAAGCCCGCCACCTTCGGCCTGCGCCCCCAGAACGACTGA
- a CDS encoding GGDEF domain-containing protein yields MRFHKAESAFFVFIFVILAAGLVTLHAYGLLQSFATELHTQSGLDKVIYLNKLLFATGVLLATALFFGIFFIYPLIRKQATEEGKLRAMTVSLSARSETLEHAALTDSLTGMQNRRYFDDALKEYLEEFRRIEKPVGLMILDLDHFKQVNDTHGHDVGDEVLRAVASCLKDMTRYHDVVARLGGEEFAVVTPNMEADLLAKFAERIRKAIANMSILSGNVRLKITTSVGLAVWDRKETAEEFYRRADRQLYEAKRLGRNRVCA; encoded by the coding sequence ATGCGTTTCCATAAGGCGGAATCCGCTTTTTTCGTCTTTATTTTCGTGATCCTGGCCGCTGGCCTGGTGACGCTGCACGCTTATGGGCTCTTGCAATCCTTCGCCACGGAACTCCATACCCAGTCTGGTCTGGACAAGGTCATCTACCTCAACAAGCTGTTGTTCGCGACCGGCGTGCTGCTTGCGACCGCGCTGTTCTTCGGCATCTTCTTCATCTACCCGCTGATCCGCAAACAGGCGACGGAAGAAGGCAAGCTGCGCGCCATGACGGTTTCGCTCAGCGCCCGCTCCGAAACGCTGGAGCACGCCGCGCTGACGGACAGCCTGACCGGCATGCAGAACCGCCGCTATTTCGACGATGCGCTGAAGGAATATCTCGAGGAGTTCCGCCGCATCGAGAAGCCGGTCGGGCTCATGATCCTCGATCTCGACCATTTCAAGCAGGTCAACGACACCCACGGCCACGATGTCGGCGACGAGGTGCTCAGGGCCGTCGCCAGCTGCCTCAAGGACATGACACGCTATCACGACGTGGTGGCGCGGCTGGGCGGCGAGGAGTTCGCCGTGGTAACGCCCAACATGGAGGCGGACCTGCTGGCCAAATTCGCCGAGCGCATCCGCAAGGCGATCGCCAACATGTCGATCCTCTCCGGCAATGTCCGGCTCAAGATCACCACCAGCGTCGGCCTTGCCGTCTGGGACCGCAAGGAAACGGCCGAAGAATTCTATCGCCGCGCCGACCGCCAGCTCTATGAGGCGAAGAGGCTGGGCCGCAACCGCGTCTGCGCCTAA
- the miaA gene encoding tRNA (adenosine(37)-N6)-dimethylallyltransferase MiaA, producing the protein MSGIENSGADAGEGRVKNAILIAGPTASGKSALALDLAERAGGVIVNSDSMQGYSVLDVLTARPEAADLARVPHFLYGHVHPGTAYSTGAWLRDVMKLIDDGMLSRRPVFVGGTGLYFRALAEGISEMPDIPPRIRDRWRYELKEQGAVKLHGLLLREDSRAAMQLKPTDSQRIVRALEVLDASGRSILEWQAERGRPLIDRQTARFLVIEPDRAALVDRIERRFDQMLDKGALEEVRQLAALGLDPDLPAMKAIGVRDLQAAMAGQLSFPEAIERAKIATRQYAKRQATWFRHQLGPEWQRLRPGDDLETTMQTLVANAT; encoded by the coding sequence ATGAGCGGCATCGAGAATTCCGGCGCGGATGCGGGCGAAGGCCGCGTGAAGAATGCGATCCTGATAGCCGGGCCAACCGCCAGCGGCAAGTCGGCACTGGCGCTGGACTTGGCCGAGCGCGCAGGCGGCGTCATCGTTAACAGCGATTCCATGCAGGGCTATTCGGTGCTCGACGTGCTGACCGCCCGGCCGGAAGCGGCCGATCTCGCACGCGTGCCGCATTTTCTCTACGGCCATGTCCATCCCGGCACCGCCTATTCGACCGGCGCATGGCTGCGTGACGTGATGAAACTCATCGATGACGGCATGCTGTCGCGGCGGCCGGTCTTCGTTGGTGGTACCGGGCTTTACTTCCGCGCGCTGGCCGAGGGTATTTCGGAAATGCCCGACATTCCGCCGCGCATTCGCGACCGCTGGCGCTACGAGCTGAAAGAGCAAGGCGCGGTCAAGCTGCACGGCCTGCTGCTGCGCGAGGATTCGAGAGCCGCCATGCAGCTCAAGCCAACCGACAGCCAGCGCATCGTCCGGGCGCTCGAAGTGCTCGACGCCTCCGGCCGATCGATCCTGGAATGGCAAGCGGAGCGCGGCCGGCCGCTCATCGACAGGCAAACGGCGCGTTTCCTGGTCATCGAGCCGGACCGGGCCGCGCTGGTCGATCGCATCGAAAGGCGCTTCGACCAGATGCTGGACAAGGGTGCGCTGGAGGAAGTCAGGCAACTTGCGGCCCTTGGCCTTGATCCAGATTTGCCGGCTATGAAGGCGATCGGCGTTCGCGACCTGCAGGCGGCGATGGCGGGACAGCTGAGCTTTCCCGAGGCGATCGAGCGCGCCAAGATCGCAACCCGGCAATACGCCAAGCGGCAGGCGACTTGGTTTCGCCATCAGCTGGGGCCGGAATGGCAGAGATTGCGGCCCGGTGACGATCTTGAAACCACGATGCAAACACTTGTTGCTAATGCAACTTAA